The Canis lupus dingo isolate Sandy chromosome 4, ASM325472v2, whole genome shotgun sequence genome contains a region encoding:
- the LOC112652708 gene encoding LOW QUALITY PROTEIN: glucose-6-phosphate isomerase-like (The sequence of the model RefSeq protein was modified relative to this genomic sequence to represent the inferred CDS: inserted 2 bases in 2 codons), producing the protein MPYNFSDPIVLKQLRRLQMDRHYKCSTGALDFKAILRGKDWEAIEELKQILRPCSGPPPAAPPAPLPPASRSEPVRPAALAVAALAQNPRFQKLQKRHREQGSDLNLRRLFEGDRERFDRFSLNLNTNHGRILVDHSENLVTDTVMQMLVDLAKCRGVEAARERISGEKINLAEDRAVLHVALRNRSNTPILVDGKDVMPEGNRVLEKVKSSRQRVRSGEWKGYSGKPITGVINIGIGGSALGPLMVTEALKPYSSGGPRVWFASNTDGTHISNTPAALNPESSLVIIAPKTFTTQETITNAETAKGGFLLSAKDPSAVAKRFVALSTNATKVKEFGIDPQNMFESRDWVGGRYSLWSAIGLSIAPHVGFDNVEQLLSGAHWMDQHFRTTPLEKNVPVLLALLGTWYLNCFGCETQAVLPYDQYLHRFAAYFQQGDMGSNGKCITKSRTRVXHQAGPIVWGEPGTXGQHAFYQLIHQGTKMIPCDFRIPVQTQHPIRKGLHHKILPANFLAQTEALMKGKSTEEARKELQAAGKSPEDLEKLLPHKVFEGNRPTNSIVFTKLTPFILGALIAMYEHKIFVQGVIWDISSFDQWGVELGKQLAKKIEPELDGSSPVTSHDSSTNGLINFIKQEREARSQ; encoded by the exons ATGCCTTATAACTTCTCTGATCCTATTGTGCTCAAGCAGCTTCGACGATTACAAATGGATCGACATTACAAATGTAGTACAGGAGCTCTG gaTTTCAAAGCCATTCTACGAGGCAAGGACTGGGAGGCCATTGAAGAGTTAAAACAG ATTTTGCGGCCTTGCTCGGGGCCCCCGCcagccgcgccgcccgcccctcTTCCTCCCGCGAGCCGGTCCGAGCCTGTGCGCCCCGCTGCCCTCGCCGTGGCCGCGCTCGCCCAGAACCCGCGGTTCCAGAAGCTGCAGAAGAGGCATCGCGAGCAGGGCTCTGACCTCAACCTGCGCCGCCTTTTCGAGGGGGACAGGGAACGCTTCGACCGCTTCAGCTTGAACCTGAACACCAACCATGGGCGTATTCTGGTGGATCACTCCGAGAACCTGGTGACCGACACCGTGATGCAGATGCTGGTGGACCTGGCCAAGTGCAGGGGTGTGGAGGCTGCCCGGGAGCGCATCAGTGGCGAGAAGATCAACCTCGCGGAGGATCGGGCGGTGCTGCATGTGGCCCTGCGGAACCGGTCAAACACACCCATTCTGGTGGATGGCAAGGATGTGATGCCGGAGGGCAACAGGGTCCTGGAGAAGGTGAAGTCTTCCCGCCAGCGCGTCCGCAGCGGAGAGTGGAAGGGGTACTCGGGCAAGCCCATCACGGGCGTCATTAACATCGGCATTGGCGGCTCTGCGCTGGGGCCCCTCATGGTGACTGAAGCCCTTAAGCCGTACTCTTCAGGAGGACCCCGGGTCTGGTTTGCCTCCAACACCGACGGGACCCACATTTCCAACACCCCGGCCGCCCTGAACCCTGAGTCCTCTCTGGTCATCATTGCCCCCAAGACCTTTACCACCCAGGAGACCATTACAAATGCGGAGACGGCGAAGGGAGGGTTTCTCCTGTCGGCCAAGGATCCTTCTGCAGTCGCGAAGCGCTTTGTCGCCCTGTCTACCAACGCGACCAAAGTGAAGGAGTTTGGGATTGACCCTCAGAACATGTtcgagtcccgggattgggtggGAGGACGCTACTCGCTGTGGTCAGCCATTGGACTCTCCATTGCACCGCACGTGGGATTTGACAACGTCGAGCAGCTGCTCTCAGGGGCTCACTGGATGGACCAGCACTTCCGTACGACGCCCCTGGAGAAGAACGTCCCTGTCCTGCTGGCTCTGCTGGGCACCTGGTACCTCAACTGCTTTGGGTGTGAGACGCAGGCCGTGCTGCCCTACGACCAGTACCTGCACCGCTTTGCTGCCTACTTCCAGCAGGGTGACATGGGGTCCAACGGGAAGTGCATCACCAAGTCCCGCACTCGTG GACACCAGGCGGGTCCCATCGTGTGGGGGGAGCCAGGGA AAGGCCAGCACGCCTTCTATCAGCTCATCCACCAAGGCACCAAGATGATACCCTGTGACTTCCGCATCCCGGTCCAGACCCAGCACCCGATAAGGAAGGGTTTGCATCACAAGATCCTCCCGGCCAACTTTTTGGCCCAAACTGAGGCCCTGATGAAGGGGAAGTCGACAGAGGAGGCCCGGAAGGAGCTGCAGGCCGCAGGAAAGAGTCCAGAGGACTTAGAGAAGCTGTTGCCGCACAAGGTCTTTGAAGGAAATCGCCCAACAAACTCTATTGTGTTCACCAAGCTCACGCCATTCATTCTGGGAGCCCTGATCGCCATGTACGAGCACAAGATCTTCGTTCAGGGTGTCATCTGGGACATCAGCAGCTTTGACCAGTGGGGGGTGGAGCTGGGAAAGCAGCTGGCCAAGAAAATTGAGCCTGAACTTGATGGCAGCAGCCCAGTCACCTCTCACGACTCTTCCACGAACGGGCTAATCAACTTCATCAAGCAGGAGCGTGAGGCCAGAAGCCAATAA